The DNA region CTTTGTGAAGGCCTTTGCTTGTGTATGTATCGTCATTTTCTTAAGCCTTAAACTTAAAGCTTCAATGTGAGATCAGGAGATGCAGAAGCTTGTGGTGGAGGAGGCACCATTGGAGCTAAACTAGCATTTGAACTTTGAGCATGTCCTACATTAACATCACCAGCTCCTTGTTGGTCTACCTGTCTGAAACTGCCAGGCCAAAAGAATCCAACATCATCATCTTCCATGAAAACCAGTGATCCAAATTGGTTTCTCTCAAATTTTGCAGCAGCTCTCATATCAGGAGCCCTCAGTGCTGTCACGGAGGATGGCACGTGTCTTCGGTGCATTGCAGAATGAGCTTCAAGGCCAAGAGACCTGAAAGGTGAACCATGAAGAGGTAGAGATGCCAAGCTTGTAAACCTCTCAGTGAACATCCCCATTCGCATTGCGCGCTTAGCCATCGTCCTCTCCCTTTTGTGTGCATTTTGATGACCCCCTAATGCCTGAGAGCTATAGAACTTCCTCCTGCAGTAGTTACAAGAGAAAACCCTTGGAGTTGCTGATGCTGAAGCAGGAGCTTCAGCTCCAACTTCACTGCTAGCATCACTCGAGACTTTCAACTCGCCATCACCGGAATTATTGAAGTTGAGTGTCAAGTCAAGGGTAATGAAACCTGGATCAGTTTCATCCTTTGTGAGACAGGAGGAAGTGGTGGTGCTGCCCTTTGTAAGATCATGAGATGCTTCATGCAAGGATACATTTGAAGCCACTTGGCTGCTGCCTTCTGAATGATTTTCGATTTCCAAGTTCAAGTTTGGAGTCATCATGTTTGTGTGGACCTGCTAAGAGTTAACTTCTTTCTCAGAAGGCAGTGATGGAACAAATCTGTCACTTTAGTCAGCTTACCATGATACCATTACCTACATTTTGATCAAATACATTATTTGCCATGTAAAAATTTTGGAGTTTTGATTAACTGTGCAAAAATGGAACAAATTCAAGCATTAACATGAAGTTGGCAGTAATAAAATATACACTAGTcttatatcaataaaataaaaccatttCCAATTGAATCATATACATGAGAAGTAACTGCATGGATTCCATTGTATTTATCCGTCATATGAGCAAAACATATACACTAGTcttatatcaataaaataaaaaataacattgcaGAAACATAAAAAGATATTAGGATTTCTATATTACTGACGATAATTATTATGTGGAATATTCCTTCCACAAGACTAAGGAAGTCAGATACATTCATAGTCAACATGTTATTCAAGTGCTTCTTACAGAGAGATATCATAGCTCAAACCTTGAGCACAACCGTACAAGTAACAATTGGAATATATGAATTTCATCAAGATATCATAGATCAGTGTATGAAGCATGAACTTCTCGAAGAAACGATTTACAATGAAAAGAGAAACCACAATCACATTCACATGTAACAGTTTCACTTACAGTAGTGCTTCTTTGAACAGcatctcacaaaaaaaaagttgtcaaaTTTCTTGTTATCAAACATTTATTCGTTTTCGTAGACTTAAAAATCATGCATGATAGATAGTGAATAAAGCACTAGAGAATAGAAATTCAAACCTTAAAACATTCCTACCACATGTATTTTTGTAAATGTCAGTTTTACAGTTTTTCACATAGTCCCTTTCGAATCTAAAACATTTGGCTCATGTAGAAtacttttttattctaaaagaaTTCCCAGAGGACAAACCTAAGTATGTTTCTTCATTATGAACCAGAGGATATAACAATATGTGAAACAGCAAACTTATAGCAGAAAAGAATAATGCTTGTTTGCACAAGAGGATATAACCATATATGAGAAATGCGACTTGGgaagtaactaaaaaaaatactaggatATGAGAATACATGTAATATAAATGGAAGTGATAGAAACAAACATTGGCGAATGAAGGTTAAATAGGAAAGAATGAACCAAAAGAATTCTTGTTAAGGATTACAAGCATACACAAGCTTATACTTATTATAGCTGACATGAACCATCTTTGATAGATGATTGTTTCTGTTTACTAACCAGTTCTTCATAAATTAAAGAGTGGCCATTACCTCTATTAAAGAAATTCAAAAGACTGAAAGTACTAGATTAACtcatttgctttttaatttcatattttttaatctgaTAGCCTCAGACACACCAGGTGATGAATAGTTCCATTTCAAGATTTTCTTCCAAATTGAATCTGCCTTATATTTTGAACCTCTCTAACTTATCCCTTCTACTGCTATAATATCTCACCTTACACACAGAAACTTGTCTAGTCCCAACACTAATAAAAGCGAAAGCACAGTGTAAGAATTAAGAACACATTTATTTCACCAAAAGTAACTGTCTAAGGAAACTTCTGGTCACAGGAAACTATCCAGTAAATAAAGAAACACTATGCAGACAAATATAATGGCCTCTTATTGCAGACCTATTTTACagaaattttttaagaattatactCTGAATTGCCACCTTACCCCACATACTATGCTACTACCAATCACCATTAGTGTGTTGAACACTCACTAACTCAAGAAACTCACCAATTATAAGCTACTCATGCTAGTTAACTGTTCTCTCCAGTCCACTAATGTTATAGGCCACTGTTGCAGGCCAACTAAacattaacaaaaactaacaaactaacatttgcTGATATAAGAAAAAAACGGATGCAGTTTAATACTTTATGGAAAACCAATCTGGATAACACTTTCCACTGAAAACTTATTTCTGGATAAATAACTTTGATCTACAACCGGTATGAGCACAAATACTCACCTAAACTGCTCAAGGAAAGGCAATAATTATGTTTAGggtacaaattatattttatttaccaaAAAGAGGAAATGACCTTCAAACTATCATATTATCAGTAACTTATCTTGCATTCTTGCTAGGGAATTGGAAACTTAAGTTACAACTAACAAAATTTGGTCCTTCCCCTAAAAAACAGGGTCCTTAAATGAACCCAGGTGTTAATTGATGCATCCATGACAAGGCAATTTTAAAAATGCAAGCATATTGAGGGATTGGGGGGATACACAATCAGATTCCACCTATGAAGAATTataatgactttattatttcatattttttaagctTTTCATAACAACAATGTAGCAAAAATGTTTTCataatttcttatcttttttattcttcttcattTCGTACCACAGGAAAGAAGCCTATTGTTGTTTACAAGACAAGACTTAAAAGCAAAAATGTACCTTATGGACCTTAACACCCGAGACTTGAATGCAAAGTGTACCTTATGTTCCTTATCATATAATAATACTTTAATGAGTATTATTATGTAATGCATTTCATATCTTTTCTTCTGGTTAGTAGAATCTAGCTCGTCTCTTGATGTTGAGcaccatttttatttatttatttatttaagtgcGTGAATAAGACAACCTCAAGGGCTATTTAGTTGGTCATAGCAATTAGCACAATATAATCCACTGCTTCAAGACACTGTAGTTTCCCACTTCATGTTTTCCCCCCTTCTTGCTAATTTAAGTTGCCTCTATAATGCACTAAATTAAGCAAAAGCATAAAAGTAACATTTTGTATTGTCGGTTGTTGTGAACTATAACTATTTTGTCCTTCATCATTAGTAAATTGCGGAATTGTCCTTCTCAAATCATGAATGAGTCTTAAGGTAGAGTATCGTGCCAGATTTTACAGACTTAAATCTTTTATTAGCTGGCAAAAGCAGatgatattttcaaaatatactaaGATGAAAAGGGTCATGCCAGGAAGTTTCCAGGAGTTGCTCCAAGATAAAACTAAGATTgcaaaaatgtattatttaaatCAGATAGGTTTAACAGAACACTCAAAAGGAGTTGTCTCCTTATATTtcacaaatcaaactcttgTATGATTTCATTTAAGTAAATTATATCCAGAGATTAAGCAAATAATTATTCCAACATCAACATGTCTCATCAATTGACATGATATACTCACTAAAAAGATAGCTTTTCTTATAGTGGACTAACTCACCACCCCAAAACAGCTCCAAATCATGGAAATCAAACAGGTAATTAAAAGATTACTGACACTCAAAAACTAaagaagataattaattatggTCTAGAATGgttataggagaaaagaggaTGAAAAAACAACAGTGGGAATTAAGAgttacaaaaatcactaaacaatacaaattaaagaaaacagaTGCTATAAACATCAAATCAGAGACTTTCCGTTGCTCCTTAAAACatagatctaaattttgataCTCAACTAGCAGGCTTAGTCCTTCTCTTTCGTCACTAAACTGACATTAACcatcacaaaaaacaaaagagacaaAATCCTCAACATCAACAACAGAACTTTTAATTTCCTGCAAGCTAATTAAAGTGGAGCTCCATGAAACTCCAAAACACAATAAAAGGAAAAGCAGCACAACAATTAAActaaaagtgaaacaaaaaaagaagagagtgaagaaggaaaaaaaaaaagcagcagCAGCCGAAGAAGAAGAATGGCTTAAAATGCATGGAAGAATTAGAGGAAAGTGCATAACCAAAAACAAATCTTTAGGTGATTAGATGGGTGAAAAAGAGGCACTTACATAACAAACATAGTACAGTACGATTAAAAAAACTGCAGGCAGGCTCCTTCACTCACATGCTACTGCTAGCCACCTACTTTGTGACTATGAGGAGTATCAGCAACAACCAACAATAGAGGGTACCATGTTTTTTAGCATCAACCAGTGTAAAGGGTTGAGTGAATAATTAAAAGGAGATAAGatcacagagagagagagagagagttatgTTATGGGAAAGAAgcatagaagagagagaaagagagagatggaAGAAAGTCAGATAACATGAAGACATGAACCACGTCTTTTGTCGAATTTGAGGTTCTATTTAGCTTTAACTGATAAGGGCTAATTATCAGTTATGTTATTAGTGTGAACGTGTCTGTTGTGTCTGTCTCTTTGTCTGTCTCTGTAACTGTGAGAAGATGTGTTGTTAAAAATGACCAAACCAAACATCATAGACAAGAAAAGCAATCACTACTTTACCTGCCAAGACCCACCAGCTAAGCTACTCAAGCAGAAGACGCATGCTGCTACACTAAACGtgaaacaactaataaaatcaATCGTGGCTAATAATTTTATCCATGTTTTATCTTCACAAATTCTCTTCATGGTCCCACCCCACTCTTAAGTCTCAACTTAGAGCATAAATATGAGGTTTTTTTTAGGTAAGAGAAAATGGgtgtttaaatttattgaattatagactaatctttatttaaatgtttatttaaatgGATAGTTGTTATCAATTAGGAGAATTGAACACTTCTCTTGTTAAACAAATCATTTCACATATGTGAACACAATAAAATCTCACATTATTAtgtcaatttttattaatatttttttatgattacaaAGATGATAGTTCGATTTTTGTTATCGATTAATATtcctatgaaaatatttatgtaacAGTTGGTTGAGTCTTAAAATATGTCGGAACTCAACTTATTTAAACTTTATTccataaaaacatttatttttgtttattaataataattgaaataaaataaaaatttgttaatggTCGTTTTTCGTCCACTACAAAAAAGAAGTGGTCCCTTCTATTCAATATTTAACCTTAGCTTTATGTCTTTAGGTgatataatttttctattattatgaGCTTGAACTATAGAGGATATTTTTCTTTACCATTTATTGACTCAGCCAGGCCACCTTTGTCATATTCATATGGATTCCCATAAGTACCCCATCTTTTCCAACTTGCGCGCATTGCATGttgtctttccttttctttccccCCTTTTTTGCCTTGGCATTAATAGAGCTGCActgttaaaatattattagcaCCGTTTTAGTTGtttataaaactataattatgCATTGAAGTAAAGTCACATGTAAAATATTGGACGTGAGCCTATACTTGTAATGATAAggacttttgtttatttttatttacattgagataaaaataattaaaattgtagaCGAGCCTCTTATTTCTAGAAGACTTTCTTACACaccaaattaacaaaataaaacagcTGAAAGACTGAGGATATTTAGCTTTAATTAAGGATTATTGTCCCCCTCTTATCTCACATCggataaaatatattcaagAGATAATTCTTGAAGTGATGATATGTGTTACAGAATAGTATTAATAGTTGCATTTTGAGTCATTAACAGTTACATATTTGAGTGATTTGTTtgtgcttaaaaaaatatttataaaaaagatttatgtttcagaaatttttatattatagcagtaataatttgtgtttggttacaataaaagaaaataaataaaagtttgtttttaacttatttgaatatgataatttagaattgttttttttttttacaatattacaatgaagaacCTTAAAAACACTTCTAAAGTAGCATGTTTGTTTAGGAAAAAGTAACCTTTGTacatattaaaaatgtaaaatagatAACAGTGAAATACTCAATAATAATTaaccaatttttatttaacatgattatttaatatattaataattttttttaaaaatatttcataaataattaaattttttgttgaaagtgattatattatatatttatatattaaaaaacatttgaattatAATTCATCGTCTACTCATCAGTTTAAACGACCACTAAGTTAGTAGATTTTTGTATCATGCTATTGAATTGAGGCGGGTTTCGTTCATGCACAGAGTGACAGTTTTGTCTCttcaatttataataacttttttacttatTCTTTGTGTTTTTAATAAGATTCTCCTCTCTTATTAGCGTAAGTTTCGTGTATGTACTGAGTGACAGTTATGTTTCTTCCATTTGAAActgtctttttttttgtatttttaatataatttctttatcATATTGGTATGGACTTCGTGTACATATGACAATCATGTCGATCTCTCCAATttgaaactgtttttttttttttttgcatttttaatctaattatatatttctttatcatATTGGCATGAACTTCGTGTACATACAGAATGTCAGTTTTATCTCTTCCATTTGAAACCGCTTTTTCGTGTTTTTAAtctgatttctctctcttttatccatgtaattatttttggtTAAGCATGTACAGAAAAcatatcaaaataagaaaaaaaactatttattttctaatattaattctaaacaaatttatccaaacatcttaaaatgttatataagtattttttacataaaaaaaaagtttttaacaaTCATACATTAAAAGTAAAACCATTAGAATTTATATAGCATCCGTTAATTTGTTtaagcttattttattttaaagaaatgtttttttaaataaatatttttctattttttgaatatgtttgtccaaattatttttttaaacagttttttattttaaataaatcttatctacttctaaaaaaatacttttaattttttaaaaataatttttataagtttaaacagactgatttttataataagctATTTGATCCAATTCAAGCTTCGGGTTCTATAAGTCAAACCCCAAAcgcctattttttatttgagttgcAAAATAGTTGTCTAAATTCGACCAAATCCAGATTTAACAATTGGCATGAATGCATGATTGGATAACTTGAATTAGatcaaagaaaatttaaataaattaaaggtttaattgtactttttattcttcaatttctatttaattttttttgtcaaattttatatctagaaaattaattttgcatattttactccaattttttttaaaaaaaatttacaaattttaccTTAATAACTTTTGAGAAGTGAACATCTTACACTAATatacaaatcaaatcactcttaGTTAGCtttaataacttttgactaAATAAATTCATTCTAAAATATACCATTTGAGTAAAAGTGTTTATAATGAAagttatatttacaaaatttaaaatgaattaaaaatcatttgacACTTAGTTAATGTACATAAAAACACAATTATTTATGTCGTTGATATATAAATCTAGGGATATATGACTTATCTTTCTAAAGCATTAAATGCTTTTGGTAGTAGGACTAGTCCACCTTTTGTACCAGACTACTAGCAAAtgcttttccttttttgctttgatCATAAATCCTCGTCATCGTTCTTCCACTCATCAAAGTTAGTCTTTCTTAATTCCAATTTTCCTCTTGAGAGTTGGTCGTTCGATTGTATTTTTCCTGAAATACGTACTGAaatgacattttaattttttattatttatttatagggaaatatttaagaaaaaacataaaaggatttttttaacatttgatGTTACAAAATGTTCTTACAAAAATTTCAGAACCTACCTAGTACAAGGTAACTATGTGAAGGTGATCTTTTGATAGTTATGGGTTGTATTAGGAGTGAATAAGGGACAAGttaatctttatctttattttacttGAAGTTTTGATTGGatcatttgtttaatttgaatccAATTCCAATCTaatcaaagactaaaaaaatatatgggaCGAGATTGTGTCAAGTTGATTTTTTcaacatattatattaaattttaatattatgtacTGTATAGTTAAatcgtaaaataaataaaaaattaaaacttgaattaagatataatttataatgcgtattttaaaataaataatatcatattatataaaagATTGTCTGTTAAATCAAAATGCTTTATCATTAATACAAAATGTTTAAATGTGTGTGTGGTGATCCTAGAGGCATGAGTGATTTGATGATCATATTAGTCAAAAGACACTTCTAGACTAATACAAGCTTGTCAGAATTAGCAAAATAaggtatatattttaaatttattaaaaaagagcttcatattttaaaatatttaatatatttttggattaaagttaaatgaacttaaaaatatttttacttctaAAGCAACAAATGTTTCTTTCTCACTTGTTACATTAGAA from Glycine soja cultivar W05 chromosome 8, ASM419377v2, whole genome shotgun sequence includes:
- the LOC114421553 gene encoding zinc finger protein 4-like, whose translation is MMTPNLNLEIENHSEGSSQVASNVSLHEASHDLTKGSTTTSSCLTKDETDPGFITLDLTLNFNNSGDGELKVSSDASSEVGAEAPASASATPRVFSCNYCRRKFYSSQALGGHQNAHKRERTMAKRAMRMGMFTERFTSLASLPLHGSPFRSLGLEAHSAMHRRHVPSSVTALRAPDMRAAAKFERNQFGSLVFMEDDDVGFFWPGSFRQVDQQGAGDVNVGHAQSSNASLAPMVPPPPQASASPDLTLKL